The genomic region AGGGCGAGAAGGTTGAAATCAACCCTGAAGAGTCGCCGCTTGCCATGCTTTACCGGCGCAAAACCGCAAGCGGTTCTTCGTTTATTTCGCAGAACGAGTTTCTTGCAGGTGAAAGATTGCGCGCCGACTTCACGCGCGGCTCGCTGATGCCTTCCATCACGATGCGTTGGGACAAAAGCGTCAGAAGCAGGGCGAGTGGGTCGGGCGGGCCGGGCGGCATGGCCGAACTGACGGATATTGCGCTTGCCAGCCGCATCCGGGTCGAGCGGGCGCTGGAAGCGGTAGGGCCGGAATTGAACGGCGTTCTGGTCGACGTCTGCTGCTTCCTGAAAGGTCTTGAAACCGTGGAGCGCGAGCGGCAATGGCCCGCGCGTTCGGCCAAGATGCTGCTCAAGGTCGGCCTGGCCGCGCTCCACCGGCACTATAATCCGCAACTCGAAAAAGAACGCGGCGGCGGCGCTGTCCTGCATTGGGGAGCCGACGACTATCGTCCCCGGATGCAGCCGCTGAACAAGTGAAGCAATCTCCCGGATTGACACTCCACTGGGGCGGGTCTATCGCCTGTGTCCCAAACAAGCCTGACAGGCCTGATGGGGAAGTGGGAGAAATCACATGAATTCGGTACGGGATCGGCTGGAAAGCATCCTGTCGCGGCTGGAAGCGCGGGCAGGCAACGAGCGCGTTTTCAGCAAGATTTATGCACGGCAGGCGCGTGCCGAGGCGGATGCCGCCGATGCGCGTCTGCGCGACGGAGGCGCTGTCGGCCCCCTCGACGGGCGCATCGTTTCGATCAAGGATCTCTTCGACATTGCCGGAGAACCGACGCTGGCCGGTTCGGTCATTCGCCGTGACGCGGCGCCCGCGACCAGAGATGCCGCGATTGTTCGCCGTCTGCGCGAGGCGGGTGCGGTCATCGTCGGCAAGACCCATATGACGGAATTCGCCTTCACGCCGGTCGGTCTCAATCCGCATTATGGCGAGCCGGGCAACGCCATTGATCCCACGCGCATTCCGGGCGGTTCGTCATCGGGCGCTGCCGTTTCGGCGGCGGAAGGCACCAGCGAAATCGCCATCGGCTCGGACACGGGCGGGTCGGTGCGCATACCGGCGGCCCTGAACGGCCTTGTCGGCTTCAAGCCGACGGCGCGGCGCATTCCGCTCGACGGTGCTTTTCCGCTGGCGCCATCGCTCGATTCCGTTGGTCCGCTGACCAGAACCGTCGCCGACGCCATTCTGACCGACGCGATCATGGCGGGCGAAACGCCGGTCCTGCCTGAAGCCCTGTCGCTGAAGGGCCTGCGCATCGCGCTGCCCAAGGGCTATCTTCTGGCCGATATGGAGCCGGACGTGGTGAAGCACTTCGAGGCAACGGTCGCGCTTCTTGAAAAGGCGGGTGCTGTCATTGCCGATCTGGGGGTCGATGACCTGATCCAGCGTCTGCGTGAGGCAACCCGCGTCGGCTCCATTGCCGGGATCGAGGCAAGCCATGTCCACGCATCGACCTGGCTTGGCGATCCCGATGCCAATGTCGATCTTCGCGTGAAGCGTCCGCTCGCCGTGCGCGTCAAGGTGCCGATGGAAACCTATCGCGGCATTATGGAAACGCGCGCGGCGCTGGTGCGGGAAATGGACGAACGCCTGAGCGAGTTCGACATGTTCGTGACACCCGCCACGCCGATCGTTGCCCCGACGATTGCTTCGGTCAGCAATGATGAGGCCGAATATGACCGTGTGGAAGGGCTTCTGCTGCGTGATACGCAGGTTGGAAACCAGTTCGACCTGTGCAGCATCACCGTGCCGATGCCGGGCATGACCCTGCCGACCGGCTTCATGCTCACCGCACGCGGCGGCAACGACAAAAGACTGCTGGCGGCTGCCTTGTCGGTTGAGAAACTTTTACGCTGATTCTTTCGCCAGCTCTGCCTCACGCCGTATGCGCGCCACCATGGCGCGCAGGCCGTTGGAGCGTTGCGGCGTCAGATGTTCATCGAGGCCGAGCTTTTTCAGAATGGCTTCCGGCTCAATCGTCAGGATTTCCGACGCCTTGCGGCCCGAATAAAGCGCCAGCACGATGGCCACCAGACCGCGCACGATATGCGCATCGGAATCGCCCAGAAACTCCATGACCGGATCGTTGCCGCCTTGCGGCAGCGTCTTCAGCCAGACCTGGCTGACACAGCCCTGCACCTTGTGCACGGCATCGCGCGCATCGTCGGGATAGGGCGGCAGTTCCTTGCCGAGATCGATGACATAGCGATAGCGGTCTTCCCAATCGTCGAGAAATTCGAAATCGGACATGATGCTATCGATGGTCGTGGTCATGGTACTCGCCTGAAAAAATTTCTTGCCGCTTATATAGTGATGAAACGCCGCGAGGTCACGGAAAACCAGAGCATGAATCCGAAAAGTGGCAACCGGTTTTCGGATTCATGCTCCAATAAAAGCTTGAACCATGATGACGTTTCAACTTGAAAAAATCCCGCTCTAACGCCTAATCGCGCCGGTCGAGCGGCGATCCAGTGCGCGAAGGGCTTCTTCCCGCGGTGTCGGGATGGGAATGCCGGTTGCCCCCTGCACGGCTGGGGATGCCGCCGGTTCCGCTTTCGCCGGCGGTTGCGGCTTGGTGCCGAAGCGGTCGCTCAGGTATTCGAGCGCAACCCGGCTTCCTTCCAGAAGGCCGCTTCCGGCGCTGGACACAAGCGACGTTCCGTTCTGGCAGAAGGAAGGATTGTCGATGCAAAGCTTGCCCAGTTCCACGGCGGTTTTGCCGTTGGCGAGAAGCTGGTCGATGGAATCCGGCTCCCGCCTGGTGCCCGTCATGGCGGGCTTTTCCTGCGGGGTGTTCTGCTTATCCGCGGGGAAGATGCGTGGCATCACGAGGAATGCCAGCGTCAGCCAGAATGCGGATTTGATGAGAAAACGGATCATTGCCTTGCTTCGGTTGCGATGTGTCGCCGTCAATGTCCGATGAATTCGAAAAGATTCCGTAACCGTTCGGTCTGAACGTTAAAATTGCATCGGCCAGCAATGGCGTCTCGCCGATTGCTACTCTCTGTTTACCATAGACAGAAAAGCAGACCCGGCATGTCACTTATCCGCTTTGGGCGCTCCCGCTTTATCGTTTCTTTAAAGCCTCCGCTGCAATCTGTTGCTGGCTGGGAATGCGTCGCCACGGCGAAGGGTTTCCAGTTCGGATCATGCAAGAGTATTGAGTGAGTAGGGCACGTTGAACGCCATTCTTTTGAAAACAGCCGATACCGTCCGCACGAGCGTGCAGGCGATCAGCCGTTTTTACGAACGTTTCTGCTGCCGCTGGGTGTCCACACCCGACGCGGCCTCCATACGTGTCATCGGCTCGGTTCTCACCGTGCCGGTCCTGCTTTGTGCTGCGGTGCTCGGCTCCGGTGTAACGCCGGGCTTCACGGAATTTGCCATTCTCGCCGCCAGCTTTGCAGGCGTGGCCATGATCCTGTGCGCGCTGTCGCTGATGGGCGTTGCCGCGCCCGTTCTGGCGGGCCTGAATTTCGCCGCCTATGGCGCGGGTCTCGCTGCCATTGGCGCCTTCTCGCATGGCAATGCGGTTCTGTGGCTGATGGCGGCAGGCCTGCCGCTTGAAGTCTGGTTTGCGACCCGCCGACCGGGCGCTGCCGCAGCAGGCGCTGCGTTCGCCGCCATGATTCTGGCTTTCCTCGCGACCGCAAGCGGCGGCGCTGTTTCCGGCGGCAGCTATGCGTCTGTCGCGGTTCTTGTCCTTTATGCCGCAAGCCTTGTGGCGCGTGGCTTTGTGAACGCTGCCAAACCTGCCGAGATCAAGGTCGGCGCACCGCAGATCGCGGTTGCTGCCGGTGACGTGCAGTTCAGCCTCGACATGGAAGGCGTGGTGTCTTCGGTCGATGCAAATTCTGCCAAGCTTCTGGGCGTGCAGCCGAAAATGCTGGAAGGCACGGCCCTGATCGACCGCGTGCATGTGGCCGACCGCGTGGAATATCTTTCGCTTCTGGCCGATCTACGCGCCGGTGCCACGGTACGCAAGATCGACGTGCGCCTGCGCTCCATCGAAAATGGCGAGACCATCTTCCGTACCTATCGTCTCGAAGGAGCTGCAAGCGCCCACGCTATCACGCTGATCGGCCGTTCGCTGGAAGGCGAGCAGAAGCTTCTGGAAGAGATTGCCACGCTGAAAGCGGAGCTGGAATCGGAGCGCATCGGCAAGGGCCGTCTGCTTGCCGCCGTCAGCCACGAACTGCGCACGCCGCTCAATTCCATCATAGGCTTTTCCGACATGCTGTCGCATGAAATGGGCGGCAAGCTCGCCAGTGAAAAGCAGCGCGAATATGCGGGCCTCATTCACCAGTCCGGCCATTATTTGCTGGAGCTTGTTAACGCCGTTCTCGACAATTCGCGTCTGGAGACCGGCAATTACAGCATCGATCCGCAGACGCTCGCTTTCCGCGAAGCAGCCGAAATGTGCACCGCCGTCATGCTGCCGCTGGCTGAAAAGAAAGGCGTCGCCTTCTGCCATCGCGTCGGCAACGGTATTGGCGAACTGGTGGCCGACCGCCGCGCCGTCCAGCAGATCCTGCTCAACCTTGCCGGAAATGCGGTGAAGTTCACGCAAAGCGGCGGCTGCGTCACCATCGATGCAGCGCGCGTTATGGCCGAAGGCCGTGCTATGCTGGAATTCAGCGTGTCGGATACCGGCATCGGCATCGAGCCGGAAGACATGCAGCGCATCGGCACGCCATTCGTGCGCGCCAACAACAATTATGCGCGCGCGCAGGAAGGTAGCGGCCTCGGCCTTTCGGTGGTCAAGGGGCTGGTGGAACTGCATCAGGGAACGATGCAGCTGAAAAGCTGCCCCGGCGAAGGCACGGTCGTCACGGTCCGCCTTCCGGTGGCGGGTCCGCAATTTGTGATGGGAGAAGACGAATATCAGGAGCTTGGCCCAGAGCTTGGCATGGTGATCGACATGCACCGTCACCACGGAGAAAGGCGTCATGACTGGCAGAACGACGAAATCCGGGAGCAGAAAAATGCGCAAACCCGCAAAACGGCGTAGTCTCGGATCGCGGCTCCTCCATTTCTTCTTCACCTCGGCCTCCGCGCTGGCAATTGCCGCCGGAGAGTTCATCGCGCGCAACCCCGTCCTCACCGGCGGGGCAACCGCGTTTCTGGTGGTCATGAGTTTCGTTTCGGCCAATGCGCTCTGGTATCAGCCGGAGGCGCATAATGCCGTGTTCTTCCGCACAAGGCCGGATTTCGTGTTCAACCCAACGCCGCGCGCGGTCCTGCCGGGAACGGCGGCGGCGAGCGACAACGCTCCGAAACCGACCGAAAGCGCTTCCGCAGCGGAGGTGAACAACGAGCCAGCCCAACCGCTGGGAACCCGCCAACCTGTCGGCTGACCGGCTGAATATGAACGCCTCGGTGGACGATATGCTGCCGGCGCTTGCGCCCAATGCCGATCTGGAAATCGCGCGGCTGCAGTATCGGCTTTCGACGCTTGGAATCTACAAGGGGCCGGTGGACGGTTTCACCGGGCCGCAGACCCGCGAAGCGGTGGAACGCTGGCGCGCCTTGCAGCAGAAGCTCGGCGTGCAGGAGGCCAACATCCCGCCGCAATTGCTGGCCGACACCCAAAACGGTAACCCGAACCGCACTCCGGCTCGGGACGATGTGGCAAAAGCCATCGAGGTCGCGGTTCCATCGCCGCGTCCGCAGCCCGCTGTCCTGAAATCGGAAACAGTTTCCAAACCGAAGCCGGATCTTGCTTCCTATGAAAAACCGGCGCCGAAAAAACAGGTCGCGGCAGCACCCGCCGGTCAGTCGGCGAAGGTGAGTTCGCAGGATATCATCCGCGTGCAGGCCGGGCTGAAGGCATTCGGCAACGACACGGTGCCGGTGAACGGACAGCCGGGCAAGTCGACACAGGAAGCGGTGCGCGAATTCCAGAAACTGTTCAGCCTGCCGGTGACGGGCGAAATCGATGGAACGCTCATCGCCAAGATGCGCGAGATCGGCCTGATCAGTTGATGGATTTGCGATGCGCCTGACATCCGATTTCTGGGTTTCAGCCTTGATCCGCAAGGTGCAGGGCGAGGGCGGCTTTGCCTATCTCGCCCGTCGCGGCTCGCCGGAAGCCGGCGCGATCTTCATCAAGGTAAGCTCGCGCTTCGGCACCTGCGATCTCTATTCGCCAGCGCCGCAAACCTCCTATGAAGAAGATCATGACGGGGAGCGCATGTTCCTGCGCATTCTTCATGACGCCGATGACATGGCGGCAAGTGACCGCATGGCGCGGGAAACCCGCTTCGACCCCGACCTGTGGCTGGTCGAACTGGAAGATATTGCCGATGCTTCGGCGCTGTTCTCGATTTCGCAGGACGGAGAGGCGTTCTGAATTTTTTGATGCGCTTATTTCGCCAGCCGCTGGCGGGAGGGATGATCGGAATTGGCCGCATCCACGAGCGGGGTATCGTCTTCGGCTTCCGCCATTTCGCGCAGTTTGCCGCGCAGCATGGCCGACATGTCTTCAGCCTTCCAGCGCCGCACGAGCGCCATCGCCTTTTCGCGGTCGATGGATCGGTAGATGTGGACGAACTCCCGCAGGCTGTCGCGATTGGTGTCGATCGGTCCCAGAATGGCTGTCATGGTGAGATAGCATTCCGCAGGCGACAATCCCAGCGCCTTGAGCGCAATCGGCAGATGTGAATCCGGCCACTGGCCGATGATCGCATCGGCCCGCTCGAACGAAATGTCGAGCGCATCGGCCAGCGCATTGCGAAAGAACTGGCTGTCGATCAGAAGCGCGGTATCGATGAGATGCTGCGCGCCGGTGGCCGCACCTGTCTCGTAGAAAGGCTGTTGCAGCGCGCGCGCCAGCCGCTCGGAACTGCCTTCCTTCATCAGCGGCGTTCTGGCGGCCGAAAGGTCGGGTACATCCGGCTTTTCCAGCGGTTCGGCTTCCATATTGGCGAGATTTTCCTGAAGCGCCAGCGTGCGGTCGATCACCGGATCGGCAAAACTGCGCAGCACGCCTTGCAGAAGCACATCGCCGGACTGACGCCGTGCAACAGCGCGCGCATGGGCAAGTCCGTTCCTGCCGATGATCTCGATCAGGTCGGACGGGCGCAGAAGGGGAGAGCGCAGGAGAATAGGCGCGGAGATTTCCACGGGCTGGTCGGCCAGCGCCAGAATGAGGCGGCGTGGCGCGTCTTCCAATTGCGCCAGTGCATTGGCTGCGTGGCGCTTGCCGCGGGTGGAAGCGCATTGCAGAAGGGGCATGGCAAGATCTTCGAGCTGCTGCATATCCTGCCGTCCGGGGCGCGTGATACCCGCGAATGCCGAAATGGCGGCCGCCAGAAGGTCGTCCGCCTTGCTGCTCCCCGCTTTTGAATTCGACGGGCTCCGGTGGCCTGAAATATCCTCCAGGGCGCGGAACTGATCATTTGTCACGCAGAATACTCCGGTAGGCACACAACTCACCCGCCCCAAATCGCAGATCACGCCTCCGGCAGCGGCCGGCTTGCGCGCAAATGCACCCCGCATGGGTCGGTGTTCCGGATAGTAGCGTTGAAGCGTTAGCAACTCATTAACCGTGCCAAAAAGAAACAGCATCGCTTCAGGCTTGGAGAGGTTCCAGTCGAACCGGGGTCGTCGGAAACGCATTAAGGCGGGACGCCGGGATGCCAACGCATCACGCGCTGAAAATGCCGGGCACGGGTATTAGAGACCCTCAAACGGCGCACAGCGCGCTTCGGTGAAGAAGCGCTGCACTTGCCTGTTCCACGTTCCATCGGGCACGAAAGCGCGCAGCACGGCGACGCCTTCGCCGATATTCTGCTCGATCAGGATCGAACGCGCATCAGCCTGCGAACCATCCGAGCGCAGACTTGCCATGCCGATGGGATCGGCAAGGATCAGGTCGAGCTTGCGTTCGTTGGAAACGCTGTCGTTGAGGCTGTAGAGATTGTCCCCGTTGGGCGCGTAGATCGAGAGCGACCAGTAAGGCACGTTTGCGCCTGTCGTGATGTGCACGGGGCCGTCGGCAAGATCAAAGCGGCAGGTGGCTTCCTGTATCAGCGGGTCGCTGTCGCTGACCGGACCGGTCTTTTGATCCAACCGCTGGAAGCGGTATGGCTCGCTTCCGGTTTCGATCCGCGACCAGGCATTCTTGTCGGAATAGAAGGGAACGAGGAAGAGAACCGCGATATGGACGATCGCCGCGCCGATGATGCCGAGAAGGACGAGGCGGAAAATTCTAGCCACGGCACGCTCCCGGATTTGCTCCCGCAATACGCACCAGCCCCGGCATGACCAGATCGGAAAGACCCGAGGATGATGCCGCAGGCGTGTCGTAGAGCGTCATGACGAGAACGAAATCGCCGCCGCCTTCGACGGGAAGCCAGTTGCCGGGCGCGGCATCCGGGCCGATGGTGATCGTGACGCTGCCGTCATCGCCATAAAGCACCTCGCGGGAATGCAGCGCTTCCAGCAATCCGTCGCGCGGCGTGATCGGCTCGAGATCGGGCGTGGCCGGATAGACCGTCCAGAAACGGGCGGGCGGGGTTAGGCCGCTGAGGCGATAAGTGCAGCCGCGCTGCAATGTGCGCCCGCCATTGTCGGTACGCGCATAGAAAGGCAGCCCTTCCGCCGTTCCAAGCGCGAGATAGGCTTTGCGGGCCGCACGGGCCTTGGAATAGGGATCGGCATCCGGCGTGCCAGCCGCCGGATAGGCGCTCCAGGCCCCGACGCGGAGTTCACCGAAACCCTCGAACCGGTCGAGCACCTTGTCGACGCTCCAGATGCCGCCGCCGAGCGCCAGCACAAGCACAATCGCCGTGTTGAATATCGTCTTGAACATCGCCCCTCAGAGTACCGATACTTTTGTGCGCCCGGCGATCTTAGGCAGAGGCGGTGCCGCAAGGAAGCGGTCATGCAGTTCCTTGATGACTTTTGTCGACATGGGCGAGAGCACGCGCGGCGGCGCGGCCATGACTTCTTCCGGCTTGGCGTTGGCCACTTGCGGCTCGCTCTTCTTGGGCGGCGCGGGGAAGGGCGGCGTCACGCCCGGTATGGGCTTCAGTTCGATGTTCTGATGCGCATAAGCCATCATCCGCTGCCAAGCCATGGCAGGCAGGACACCGCCGGTCATTTCCTTCATCGGGGTGAAATTGTCGTTGCCGAACCACACCGCCGCCGTGAAATTGCCGGTGAAACCGACAAACCATGCGTCGCGATAATTCTGCGTCGTGCCGGTCTTGCCGCCAACGCGCGTCGTCGGCAGTGCGGCGCGGCGTCCGGTGCCGCGTTCCGGCACCTGTACCAGCATGGAGTTCATCTCGAGCGCCGCTTTCTCCGACAACGCCCTGTGCGGCTTCGGTGCATCGCGACCGAAATCCCACAACACCTTGCCATCCGATGAAACGATCTGCGTGAAGGCGTGGCGGTTACCGGCCATGCCCGTATTTGGAAACACGTTGAAGCCGGTAGCCTGATCCATCACCGTCATTTCCGATGTGCCGAGCACCATGGTCTTGTGCGACGAGATCGGCGATTCCACGCCCATCGCCTTGGTCAGCGCAACGATGGGGGCCGTGGTCAGATAATCGCGCGCCAGCCGCACCGGCACGCTGTTCAGCGAACGGACAAGCGCGGTGGTCAGGTCGACGCGGCCCGCAAAGCTGCGGCCATAATTGCGGGGCGACCAGTTGCCCCAGCTGATTGGCGCGTCCGAGACTATGGTGCTGGGCGTCAGCCCCTTTTCCATCGCCGCCGCATAGACATAAGGTTTGAAGGACGAACCGGCCTGCCGCAATGCCTTGGTGGCGCGGTTGAACTGGCTTTCGCCATAGTCCCGCCCGCCGACCAGTGCGCGCACGGAGCCGTCATTGGCGATCACAACGGTCGCCGCTTCCGAGACATTATAATCCTTGCCGAACTGGCGCAGGTGATATTCCAGCGATTCCTCCGCCGCCTTTTGGATGTTGCGGTCCAGCGTCGTGCGCACGATCAGCGTGTGCTGAGGAATATTGGCGGCGACCTTCTTCACCTCCTCGAAAGCCCAGTCGAGAAAATAGTCGGGGCTCTCGTTCTTGGCGCGGTCGATGACGCTTGCCGGATGGCGGCGCGCAACGGCGACTTGCCCTTCGCTCAGGAAACCGCTTTCAACCATATTGGACAGCACGACATTGGCGCGTGCACGCGCCGCCGGCAGGTTGACATGCGGGGCGAATTTGGCAGGCGCCTTGAAAAGACCGGCCAGCATCGCGGCTTCCGCAAGCGAAATATCCTTCACGTTCTTGCCGAAATAGAATTCCGATGCGGCGGCAATACCGAAGGTTCCGCCACCCATATAGGCGCGGTCGAGATAAAGCTGCAGGATTTCCTTCTTGCTGAGATTGCTTTCCAGCCAGAGCGCGAGAAAGGCTTCCTTGATCTTGCGCTCGATGGTGCGCTCGTTGGAGAGAAACAGGTTCTTGGCAAGCTGCTGGGTGATGGTCGAGCCGCCCTGGACAACGCCATTGGCGCGCATGTTCTGGCTGAAAGCGCGGGTCAGGCCCCAGAAGTCGATGCCGTAATGATCGAAAAAGCGCCTGTCCTCGGTGCCGAGCACGGCCTTGATGACATGGTCCGGCAATTCATCGATGGGCACGGCCTGACGATGCAGGATGCCGCGCTGGCCGATCTCATTGCCGTAGCGATCAAGGAAGGTGACGGCATAATCGTCCTGCGCGCGCCAGTCCTTCTTGGTCTCCTCGAAGGCGGGCAAGGCCAGCACCAGCATCAGCACCGCTCCGGTAACCCCGAGCGTAAATCCCTCGTCGAGAACCTCGACGACGAAACGCCGGAACCCGCGCACGCGAAAACGCCGGGAGAAGATGGTGATGTTTTCCCACCACTCGCCGAGACTGTAGCGCAGGCTGTAGAGGGTGGAATCGATCCACGCGTCGAGCCCGATCAGGCGCGAAACCCTGAACGGTTTACGCTTCTCGCTTCCCGGTTCTTTTTCTGCCGTCTTACGCATTCACTAACTTCGGCACGGTTGGTTGTCGCAGACAGATGGAGTGTCTATCATAGCAGATAAATAAGCCACAGCTCATGTGAAATGGTTAAGGCCCTGGCAGCTTTATATGGATAGGAACAAAATCAAATTATAGGAAAATAGTCCTTGACGGCGTAACGGTGCTTTGCTAGGTTTTATCTACGGTCGACAAAGTGTGACTGTCGCCGGTCCCTGCTATATACCCGGCAGATACCGGTGTGCATAACCCTGAGAGGCTATAGCGGCTTTTCAGGGTTATGTCTTTTAGACAATTGTAAAAATTGTGATGGTACACCCTAAAATTGTGGATAAGTTAGCACGTGGCGAAGCACGCCTTCGTCTGACGCACCAATTGCAGGTTGCACACGGCATCGACCCCGCGGATATCGCGCTATTGCTGTCTGTTCCGGTAAGCCAGTATCTCAACCGTCTCAATCGCCTCAATCTGGACTGTTCATCCGCTGCGGCTGATTCGCAGGTGAAGACGCGCGATGCAATCCTGGCGCGTGCAAAAATTCGGGCGTGGGGGATCCTGGACGGCAGGCCTGACGCCGCAGCAAGTGGAAGCAGCGGAGGAGGAATGGCTGTTTCAGGCGCGTGATGCGCAATTGTCCCCTATGGTTACCTGGCGCACCTGAAGGAAACCTGGGGCATGCTGCAATTCGACTTGCGTCTGCGCGCTTCTCCAAGACAGGTCGTGACAATGACACCGCGAGCGGTTCCGCTGCTGAAAGCGTTGGTCCGCGACGCCTCGGTTTCGATGACGCCCATGCGCACGGACGAAAACTCCGCGAATCTGGCGCAAGGCTCATGCAGACGATCAGCGACCGCTATGGCGAGATGCCTCTGGGACGGCGGGAACTCGACGGCGCGCATTTTCGATGCCTCATTTCTCAGCGACGAAGAAGAAACGCGATGCGGTGGGCTACCAACCGCATTCAGCCAGGAGGTCATCATGACGAACTTCACCGATGCAGTATTTACCTCGGAGACGACGTGGATATGGTTCGCCAAGATGGTGGGCGCGATGGCAGGTTCTGCCGTATCGCTCGCCTATATGCTGCCGCATGGAAAGCGTGAAGCGGCCATTCGTTTCGCCGTCGGCATCATTTGCGGCATGGTTTTCGGAGGAGCGGCTGGCGTCAAGATTACCGATACCCTTGCTCTCAGCGGATTGCTTGGCCGGGCCGAGCTGATGCTGATGGGATCGGCTGCAGTAAGCATTACCGCCTGGTCGGCGCTTGGCATCTTCAAGCGCTTTTCTGAACGGCTGAAAAAGGCGCCGATCCCTGGAATCCTGACTGAGGAAAGGGAAAGCAATGGCGATGCTTGATATGCGGCCCGAAACGATGCAGCCCGCTCTCGCCATCGAGGATGTGGAGCTGGCCGGTAGCCTTTCCGGCTATGCCAGTGTCTTCGGCCTGTCCGCTCTGCGCAAAGACGTCGTCAAACGGGGGCGATCGCCCGCTCGCCCGCCAAGGCCGCGTGTCGGACGTGCGGATGCTCTGGCAAGCATGATGCGGCGGAGCCAATCGGCATGTGGACGGCAATCTGCGAGGATGCGCGCGGCCTTTATGTCGAGGGCAGGCTGGCGCGGATGCGCGATGCGCTGGAACTGATGCGCGGCGGCGGCTGGAAGGCTTGTCCATCGGCTTTCGCACCGTCAAGGCGCGCACGGATGCCCGCACTGGCCCGCGCCACATCATCAAAGCCGATCTTTGGGAAATCTCGGTCGTCACCTTTCCGATGCGGCCGCAGGCGTGTCAGCAGCGGCAAGGCGGGGACTGCCGACGATCCGTGAATTCGAACGCTGGCTCACGCGGAATACGGGGCTGAGCCGAACTGCCGCGAATACCGAATTTGCCACGGGCTTTGCGGCGTTCGCCGGTGAGGGAGAGGGACAGGGGCGGGACGCTCGCCTGTCGTGGCGGGAAACAAGCCTCGCCGAGAGCTGGTTCGACGTCGGCATGGTCTGGGGGCGGATCGAGCCGCTGTCTACGTCGCAGAAGGATTTCGGCACGATCCGCGGACCGTTTCAGATAACGGCGCCCGAACATGGTGGCAATCACGATGCCGAGGTGACCTTCGAGATCGCACTGGAATCGGCAAGCCAGGCGCTCCAAGGGGAAGGGTGGTGGAGGGGCAATCGGTTGAGGTCGCACTTCATTCCGACGAGATGCAATCGCGGCCAAGGGCGCAGATATTGAATGGCGCCAATACAGGCCTGCTGCTCGTCCAATGGAGAAGGGAGGGTGCTCCTGTTTTGGATGAGGAGGAAATCGGTCTAAATCGCTGGAAACTCACGCGCGCCTCACGCGGGCATTTTGAAAC from Brucella intermedia LMG 3301 harbors:
- a CDS encoding penicillin-binding protein 1A, giving the protein MRKTAEKEPGSEKRKPFRVSRLIGLDAWIDSTLYSLRYSLGEWWENITIFSRRFRVRGFRRFVVEVLDEGFTLGVTGAVLMLVLALPAFEETKKDWRAQDDYAVTFLDRYGNEIGQRGILHRQAVPIDELPDHVIKAVLGTEDRRFFDHYGIDFWGLTRAFSQNMRANGVVQGGSTITQQLAKNLFLSNERTIERKIKEAFLALWLESNLSKKEILQLYLDRAYMGGGTFGIAAASEFYFGKNVKDISLAEAAMLAGLFKAPAKFAPHVNLPAARARANVVLSNMVESGFLSEGQVAVARRHPASVIDRAKNESPDYFLDWAFEEVKKVAANIPQHTLIVRTTLDRNIQKAAEESLEYHLRQFGKDYNVSEAATVVIANDGSVRALVGGRDYGESQFNRATKALRQAGSSFKPYVYAAAMEKGLTPSTIVSDAPISWGNWSPRNYGRSFAGRVDLTTALVRSLNSVPVRLARDYLTTAPIVALTKAMGVESPISSHKTMVLGTSEMTVMDQATGFNVFPNTGMAGNRHAFTQIVSSDGKVLWDFGRDAPKPHRALSEKAALEMNSMLVQVPERGTGRRAALPTTRVGGKTGTTQNYRDAWFVGFTGNFTAAVWFGNDNFTPMKEMTGGVLPAMAWQRMMAYAHQNIELKPIPGVTPPFPAPPKKSEPQVANAKPEEVMAAPPRVLSPMSTKVIKELHDRFLAAPPLPKIAGRTKVSVL
- a CDS encoding DUF6107 family protein — translated: MTNFTDAVFTSETTWIWFAKMVGAMAGSAVSLAYMLPHGKREAAIRFAVGIICGMVFGGAAGVKITDTLALSGLLGRAELMLMGSAAVSITAWSALGIFKRFSERLKKAPIPGILTEERESNGDA